A window of the Cynocephalus volans isolate mCynVol1 chromosome 10, mCynVol1.pri, whole genome shotgun sequence genome harbors these coding sequences:
- the MPHOSPH6 gene encoding M-phase phosphoprotein 6 isoform X1 — translation MAAERKTKLSKNLLRMKFMQRGLDSETKKQLEEEEKKIISDEHWYLDLPELKEKESFIIEEQSFSLCEDLLYGRMSFRGFNPEVEKLMLLMNAKNKAEEAEDETVELDVSDEEMARRYETLVGTIGKKYARKRDRANYEEDENGDIKQIKTKKMFLKPQD, via the exons tTCATGCAAAGGGGACTGGACTCGGAAACCAAGAAACAactagaagaggaagaaaagaaaatcattagtGACGAGCACTGGTACTTGGATTTGCCAGAGCTTAAAGAGAAAGA GAGTTTCATAATAGAAGAGCAAAGTTTCTCGTTATGTGAAGATCTTCTCTATGGAAGAATGTCATTCAGGGGATTTAATCCTGAAGTGGAG AAATTAATGCTTCTGATGAATGCTAAGAACAAAGCAGAAGAAGCTGAAGATGAAACAGTGGAGCTTGATGTGTCAGATGAAGAAATGGCTAGAAG ATATGAAACCTTGGTGGGGACAATCGGAAAAAAATATGCCAGGAAGAGAGACCGTGCTAATTATGAAGAAGatgaaaatggagacataaaacagattaaaacaaaGAAGATGTTCTTAAAGCCCCAAGACTAG
- the MPHOSPH6 gene encoding M-phase phosphoprotein 6 isoform X2 produces MQRGLDSETKKQLEEEEKKIISDEHWYLDLPELKEKESFIIEEQSFSLCEDLLYGRMSFRGFNPEVEKLMLLMNAKNKAEEAEDETVELDVSDEEMARRYETLVGTIGKKYARKRDRANYEEDENGDIKQIKTKKMFLKPQD; encoded by the exons ATGCAAAGGGGACTGGACTCGGAAACCAAGAAACAactagaagaggaagaaaagaaaatcattagtGACGAGCACTGGTACTTGGATTTGCCAGAGCTTAAAGAGAAAGA GAGTTTCATAATAGAAGAGCAAAGTTTCTCGTTATGTGAAGATCTTCTCTATGGAAGAATGTCATTCAGGGGATTTAATCCTGAAGTGGAG AAATTAATGCTTCTGATGAATGCTAAGAACAAAGCAGAAGAAGCTGAAGATGAAACAGTGGAGCTTGATGTGTCAGATGAAGAAATGGCTAGAAG ATATGAAACCTTGGTGGGGACAATCGGAAAAAAATATGCCAGGAAGAGAGACCGTGCTAATTATGAAGAAGatgaaaatggagacataaaacagattaaaacaaaGAAGATGTTCTTAAAGCCCCAAGACTAG